The Georgenia sp. TF02-10 genome window below encodes:
- the nhaA gene encoding Na+/H+ antiporter NhaA, which yields MARTPAPSAVRRWASRETTGGALLIAAAALALLWANSPWRAAYDAVAHTVVGPAAWHLDLDLAHWAADGLLAVFFFTVGLELKREIVVGSLRDPRRAAVPVLAAVGGMLVPAALYTAVVVAAGDTGALSGWAIPTATDIAFALAVLAIFGRGLPVAIRTFLLTLAVVDDLLAIVVIAVFYTDDVAVGALALALVAVAVFAVLVRSSCAHPVLLAPLALVAWGLMHASGVHATIAGVLLGLAVPARPVRGEAADRAHRYEQAVRPWSAVVALPLFAFFSAGVTLVGGPGDGSPLAQAVVPAVVLGLVVGKVTGILGVVALATRSARLRLPDGIGLRDLLPVGLLAGIGFTVSLLIAELSFTDESTAAGAKIAVLAGTTLSAAAAAVLLRWDSRRARAADMNDDGVPDPPQPVIGGAPDDG from the coding sequence ATGGCACGCACACCCGCACCCTCCGCCGTCCGCCGCTGGGCCTCCCGCGAGACCACCGGGGGTGCGCTGCTGATCGCGGCCGCCGCCCTCGCCCTGCTCTGGGCGAACTCGCCGTGGCGGGCCGCGTACGACGCCGTCGCGCACACCGTCGTCGGGCCGGCCGCGTGGCACCTCGACCTCGACCTGGCCCACTGGGCGGCCGACGGGCTGCTCGCCGTCTTCTTCTTCACCGTCGGCCTCGAGCTCAAGCGCGAGATCGTCGTCGGCTCGCTGCGCGACCCGCGCCGCGCGGCCGTCCCGGTGCTCGCGGCGGTCGGCGGCATGCTCGTCCCCGCGGCCCTCTACACCGCCGTCGTGGTCGCCGCCGGCGACACCGGCGCGCTCAGCGGGTGGGCGATCCCCACCGCCACCGACATCGCGTTCGCGCTCGCCGTGCTGGCGATCTTCGGCCGCGGGCTGCCGGTGGCGATCCGCACGTTCCTGCTCACGCTGGCCGTGGTGGACGACCTGCTCGCCATCGTCGTCATCGCCGTCTTCTACACCGACGACGTCGCGGTCGGGGCGCTGGCGCTCGCCCTGGTCGCCGTCGCGGTGTTCGCGGTCCTCGTCAGGTCCTCCTGCGCCCACCCGGTGCTGCTGGCGCCGCTGGCGCTGGTCGCGTGGGGGCTGATGCACGCGTCCGGGGTGCACGCCACCATCGCCGGTGTCCTGCTGGGCCTCGCCGTGCCGGCCCGGCCGGTCCGCGGTGAGGCGGCGGACCGGGCGCACCGGTACGAGCAGGCCGTGCGGCCCTGGTCGGCGGTCGTCGCCCTGCCGCTGTTCGCGTTCTTCTCCGCCGGGGTGACGCTGGTCGGCGGCCCCGGGGACGGCTCGCCGCTGGCCCAGGCCGTCGTGCCGGCGGTCGTGCTCGGCCTCGTGGTGGGCAAGGTGACCGGGATCCTGGGCGTGGTCGCGCTGGCGACCCGGTCCGCGCGCCTGCGGCTGCCCGACGGCATCGGTCTCCGGGACCTGCTCCCCGTCGGGCTGCTGGCGGGCATCGGCTTCACCGTGTCGCTGCTCATCGCGGAGCTGTCGTTCACGGACGAGAGCACGGCGGCGGGCGCCAAGATCGCCGTGCTCGCGGGCACCACGCTGTCGGCGGCCGCGGCCGCCGTCCTGCTCCGGTGGGACAGCCGGCGGGCGCGCGCGGCCGACATGAACGACGACGGCGTCCCCGACCCTCCGCAGCCGGTCATCGGCGGTGCGCCCGACGACGGCTGA
- a CDS encoding ABC transporter permease — MTALVGGRPPARMPARGAGAVAGAARLARFALHRDRVRIAVWVVALAGLIGYFGAIIPVVYPDAAARQTRAAIMREPSGALLTGPGYGLEDYTFGVMIANEMLGLLAVAAALMSVFLVVRHTRAEEEVGRTDLVRAGAVGRQAPLVAALVDAVVTNAAVAVGLAVALVANDLPPADSLAVAAGVAAVGLVFAAVAAVTAQLTTGARAATGAAGALLALAFVLRGVGDAQQVGGTALSWASPIGWAQQTRAFVDLRWWPLLLPVAAAAVLVTAAFVLSGRRDVGAGLLPDRRGAAHAAGWLRAPLGLALRLERASLVGWGVGLFGFAALTGSLTGGIVESFREQPQLAEVFGAAGGGDVVTATLSAFLGFLSMAVAVFATVTVNRLRREEADGRAAVVLAGAVGRPAWAGSQLAVALLGATMLLLASGLGLGLGAAGTAGGAIVADLTLAALAYLPVVAGFAALAALLHGAGLPAWPGWLLLVAAILVGLYGPVLDLPPAVLDVAPFALVPAVPAAALEPLPLVALTGVAVALSAFAAAAVRRRDLRG, encoded by the coding sequence GTGACTGCGCTCGTCGGCGGCCGGCCGCCGGCCCGGATGCCTGCCCGCGGCGCGGGCGCCGTCGCCGGGGCCGCCCGGCTCGCGCGGTTCGCGCTGCACCGCGACCGGGTCCGGATCGCCGTCTGGGTGGTGGCCCTCGCCGGGCTGATCGGCTACTTCGGGGCCATCATCCCGGTGGTCTACCCGGACGCCGCGGCGCGGCAGACGCGCGCGGCGATCATGCGGGAGCCGTCCGGGGCGCTGCTGACCGGCCCGGGCTACGGGCTCGAGGACTACACGTTCGGCGTGATGATCGCCAACGAGATGCTCGGCCTGCTGGCGGTCGCCGCGGCCCTGATGTCGGTCTTCCTCGTGGTGCGGCACACCCGCGCCGAGGAGGAGGTCGGTCGGACCGACCTGGTCCGGGCCGGCGCCGTCGGCCGGCAGGCGCCGCTCGTCGCAGCGCTGGTGGACGCGGTCGTGACCAACGCGGCGGTCGCCGTCGGCCTCGCTGTGGCCCTCGTGGCCAACGATCTCCCGCCCGCGGACAGCCTGGCGGTCGCCGCGGGTGTCGCCGCGGTCGGGCTGGTGTTCGCCGCCGTGGCGGCCGTGACCGCGCAGCTCACCACCGGTGCGCGGGCGGCGACCGGCGCGGCGGGGGCGCTGTTGGCGCTCGCCTTCGTCCTGCGCGGGGTGGGTGACGCGCAGCAGGTGGGCGGCACCGCGCTGTCCTGGGCGTCCCCGATCGGGTGGGCGCAGCAGACCCGCGCCTTCGTCGACCTGCGGTGGTGGCCGCTGCTGCTGCCGGTGGCGGCCGCCGCGGTGCTGGTGACCGCCGCGTTCGTGCTGTCCGGCCGGCGGGACGTCGGCGCCGGCCTCCTCCCGGACCGCCGGGGCGCCGCCCACGCCGCCGGGTGGCTGCGCGCCCCGCTCGGCCTGGCGCTCCGGCTCGAGCGCGCGAGCCTGGTCGGCTGGGGCGTCGGCCTGTTCGGCTTCGCCGCGCTGACCGGGTCGCTGACCGGCGGCATCGTCGAGAGCTTCAGGGAGCAGCCGCAGCTCGCCGAGGTGTTCGGGGCGGCGGGCGGCGGCGACGTCGTGACGGCGACCCTGTCGGCGTTCCTCGGGTTCTTGTCGATGGCGGTGGCCGTGTTCGCCACGGTCACGGTCAACCGCCTGCGCCGGGAGGAGGCGGACGGCCGGGCCGCCGTCGTGCTCGCCGGGGCGGTCGGGCGGCCGGCGTGGGCGGGCAGCCAGCTCGCGGTGGCCCTGCTGGGCGCCACCATGCTGCTCCTGGCGTCCGGGCTCGGCCTCGGGCTGGGCGCGGCGGGCACCGCGGGCGGCGCCATCGTGGCCGACCTGACGCTCGCCGCGCTGGCGTACCTGCCGGTGGTGGCCGGGTTCGCCGCGCTGGCGGCGCTCCTGCACGGCGCCGGCCTGCCCGCGTGGCCGGGCTGGCTGCTGCTCGTCGCCGCGATCCTCGTCGGGCTGTACGGGCCGGTGCTCGACCTGCCCCCGGCGGTGCTCGACGTGGCGCCGTTCGCCCTGGTGCCGGCGGTCCCGGCGGCGGCCCTAGAGCCGCTGCCGCTCGTGGCGCTGACCGGGGTGGCGGTCGCGCTGTCCGCGTTCGCGGCGGCGGCCGTGCGCCGGCGAGACCTGCGGGGCTGA
- a CDS encoding ABC transporter ATP-binding protein, translating to MPVIEISRLSKSFGPVRALDRLDLSVRAGEVHGFLGPNGAGKSTAIRVLLGLLRADAGTARLLDGDAWADAVALHRRLAYVPGDVSLWPRLTGGEAIDLLTGLHGGADPGRRAELLELFDLDPSKKARTYSKGNRQKVALVAALAADVELLVLDEPTSGLDPLMELVFQQCIARARAEGRTVLLSSHILAEVERLCDRVTIIRDGRAVLSGALAELRHLRRTAVTATVAGDPRGVAALPGVHEVRVDGRTVRLSVDEAALSPVTAHLSTLGLASLTASPPTLEELFVQQYGPAGAGGVDGVLR from the coding sequence GTGCCCGTCATCGAGATCAGCCGGCTGTCCAAGTCCTTCGGCCCGGTGCGGGCCCTCGACCGCCTCGACCTGAGCGTTCGGGCCGGCGAGGTGCACGGGTTCCTCGGCCCGAACGGGGCCGGGAAGTCCACCGCCATCCGGGTGCTCCTCGGGCTCCTGCGCGCCGACGCCGGCACGGCGCGGCTGCTCGACGGCGACGCCTGGGCGGACGCCGTCGCCCTGCACCGCCGCCTCGCCTACGTCCCCGGCGACGTCAGCCTCTGGCCCCGGCTGACCGGCGGGGAGGCGATCGACCTGCTCACCGGCCTGCACGGCGGGGCGGACCCGGGGCGGCGCGCCGAGCTCCTCGAGCTGTTCGACCTCGACCCGAGCAAGAAGGCGCGGACCTACTCCAAGGGGAACCGGCAGAAGGTCGCCCTCGTCGCGGCGCTGGCCGCCGATGTCGAGCTGCTGGTGCTGGACGAGCCGACCTCGGGGCTGGACCCGCTGATGGAGCTGGTCTTCCAGCAGTGCATCGCGCGGGCGCGTGCCGAGGGTCGGACCGTGCTGCTGTCCTCGCACATCCTCGCGGAGGTGGAGCGGCTCTGCGACCGGGTGACGATCATCCGCGACGGGCGCGCGGTGCTGTCCGGCGCGCTGGCCGAGCTGCGCCACCTCCGCCGCACGGCGGTGACCGCGACGGTCGCCGGCGACCCGCGCGGCGTGGCGGCGCTCCCCGGCGTGCACGAGGTCCGGGTCGACGGGCGCACGGTGCGGCTGTCGGTCGACGAGGCAGCGCTGTCCCCGGTGACCGCGCACCTGTCCACCCTCGGGCTGGCGTCGCTGACGGCGTCCCCGCCGACGCTGGAGGAGCTGTTCGTGCAGCAGTACGGCCCGGCCGGGGCGGGCGGCGTGGACGGGGTGCTGCGGTGA
- a CDS encoding TetR/AcrR family transcriptional regulator, translated as MRSARRPPPEDLTARARIREAAVDRFARDGFGASVRTIAADAGVSPALVLHHFGSKEGLRQACDAHVLATIAEHKAQVLGPARAQQLLVEMAQVESYAPLVGYVLRSLQDGSGMARAFVDSFVADAEKYLADGVAAGTVRPSRDEAARARWLTMCSLGALLTELTLNPVRDPRDLGAALRAYVERVGLPSLELYTEGLLTDREVLDAYLAYLAGSRGETAGPAGPAGPAGPAGPASRSRRPRSPTPDPS; from the coding sequence ATGCGGTCAGCGCGGCGGCCACCGCCTGAGGACCTCACGGCCCGGGCGCGCATCCGTGAGGCCGCCGTCGACCGGTTCGCCCGCGACGGCTTCGGCGCGAGCGTGCGGACCATCGCGGCGGACGCTGGAGTGAGCCCCGCGCTCGTGCTGCACCACTTCGGCAGCAAGGAGGGGCTGCGGCAGGCCTGCGACGCGCACGTGCTGGCCACCATCGCGGAGCACAAGGCGCAGGTGCTCGGACCGGCGCGGGCGCAGCAGCTGCTCGTCGAGATGGCGCAGGTCGAGTCGTACGCGCCGCTGGTCGGTTACGTCCTGCGCAGCCTCCAGGACGGGAGCGGCATGGCCCGCGCGTTCGTCGACTCCTTCGTGGCCGACGCCGAGAAGTACCTGGCCGACGGCGTGGCCGCCGGGACGGTCCGGCCCAGCCGGGACGAGGCCGCGCGGGCCCGGTGGCTCACCATGTGCAGCCTGGGTGCGCTGCTCACCGAGCTGACGCTGAACCCGGTGCGCGACCCCCGGGACCTGGGGGCCGCGCTGCGCGCCTACGTCGAGCGCGTCGGGCTGCCGTCGCTCGAGCTGTACACGGAGGGCCTGCTCACCGACCGCGAGGTCCTCGACGCCTACCTGGCGTACCTGGCCGGCTCCCGGGGTGAGACGGCCGGACCAGCCGGACCAGCAGGACCGGCAGGGCCAGCAGGACCGGCGTCCCGGTCCCGGCGACCCCGCTCCCCCACGCCCGACCCATCCTGA
- a CDS encoding nitroreductase family deazaflavin-dependent oxidoreductase: MSPLPRALACANKHLLNRVMRRVAPHLPGFALLTHTGRRSGTSRTVPVNIFRAPGGYRIALTYGADADWVRNVLAAGGCTVLVRGRQVALTDPVLRHDPGRSWAPPVVRQILGLARVPDSLVLRAAGPDDGAGSGDGGTARR, encoded by the coding sequence GTGAGCCCGCTGCCCCGCGCCCTCGCCTGCGCGAACAAGCACCTCCTCAACCGGGTGATGCGCCGCGTCGCCCCGCACCTGCCCGGGTTCGCGTTGCTGACCCATACCGGGCGCCGGTCCGGCACGTCCCGCACCGTCCCGGTGAACATCTTCCGCGCGCCCGGGGGCTACCGGATCGCCCTGACCTACGGGGCGGACGCGGACTGGGTGCGCAACGTGCTGGCCGCCGGCGGGTGCACAGTCCTCGTCCGCGGGCGGCAGGTGGCGCTGACCGACCCGGTCCTGCGCCACGACCCGGGCCGCTCGTGGGCGCCGCCGGTGGTGCGGCAGATCCTCGGGCTCGCCCGGGTCCCTGACAGCCTGGTGCTGCGGGCCGCCGGGCCGGACGACGGCGCCGGCTCCGGCGACGGCGGCACCGCCCGGCGGTGA
- a CDS encoding MmcQ/YjbR family DNA-binding protein, producing the protein MTHPIMFDDADPFLGRLRRLALAFPDAEEHVAHGRPTFRAGKTFAIFGSSTKGSATVRVRYPRGLLVLPAPGERTALLEDPRAFVPAYHGPAGWLGLDLAHDGAGPADVDWQEVAELLDDSYRQVAGPRRVARLDADGGPAAPGQAVSQPGVAG; encoded by the coding sequence ATGACGCACCCGATCATGTTCGACGACGCCGACCCCTTCCTCGGCCGCCTGCGCCGCCTCGCGCTCGCCTTCCCCGACGCCGAGGAGCACGTCGCGCACGGCCGGCCCACGTTCCGGGCCGGGAAGACCTTCGCCATCTTCGGCTCCAGCACCAAGGGTTCGGCCACGGTCCGGGTCAGGTACCCCCGCGGGCTCCTCGTGCTTCCCGCGCCCGGTGAGCGGACGGCGCTGCTGGAAGACCCGCGCGCGTTCGTCCCCGCCTACCACGGACCCGCCGGCTGGCTCGGGCTGGACCTGGCCCACGACGGGGCCGGCCCGGCGGACGTGGACTGGCAGGAGGTCGCCGAGCTGCTCGACGACTCCTACCGCCAGGTCGCCGGCCCGCGCCGGGTGGCCCGGCTCGACGCCGACGGCGGGCCGGCCGCGCCGGGTCAGGCCGTCTCCCAGCCGGGGGTCGCGGGGTAG
- a CDS encoding DUF2277 domain-containing protein, with protein sequence MCRNIHVLHNFAPPAASEEVRAASLQYVRKVAGMTKPSQANQEAFDRAVDQVAAATQELLDSLVTVAPPKDREVEAAKARERSRKRFATQAG encoded by the coding sequence ATGTGCCGAAACATCCACGTCCTGCACAACTTCGCCCCGCCGGCCGCCTCCGAGGAGGTCCGGGCGGCGTCCCTGCAGTACGTCCGCAAGGTCGCCGGGATGACCAAGCCCTCGCAGGCCAACCAGGAGGCGTTCGACCGCGCGGTTGACCAGGTCGCGGCGGCCACCCAGGAGCTGCTCGACTCCCTGGTGACGGTTGCGCCGCCGAAGGACCGGGAGGTCGAGGCGGCCAAGGCCCGGGAGCGTAGCCGGAAGCGCTTCGCGACCCAGGCCGGGTAG
- a CDS encoding PIN domain-containing protein, producing the protein MMFSARAVTLAPRDRGVTLDAGALIGLDRGDRRVITLLARALETAARVTIPATALAQAVRNPTRQVRLARLLRQPATDVVALDRLGATAVGRLLAASGTADVVDAHVVLCARRTGQVVVTSDAGDLRRLDPSLSLVSL; encoded by the coding sequence ATGATGTTCTCGGCCAGGGCCGTGACGCTGGCGCCGCGTGACCGGGGTGTAACGCTCGACGCAGGGGCCCTCATCGGCCTGGACCGTGGCGACCGCCGAGTCATCACGCTCCTGGCCCGGGCGCTGGAGACCGCCGCCCGCGTGACCATCCCTGCGACGGCTCTTGCCCAGGCGGTACGCAACCCAACCCGCCAGGTTCGACTCGCCCGTCTCCTGCGCCAGCCGGCCACTGACGTCGTGGCTCTCGACCGGCTGGGGGCGACCGCCGTCGGCCGCCTGCTGGCGGCATCGGGCACGGCAGACGTCGTGGACGCGCATGTGGTTCTCTGCGCCCGCCGGACCGGCCAGGTCGTCGTGACCAGCGACGCAGGGGACCTGCGACGCCTGGATCCGTCCCTCTCGCTCGTCTCGCTCTGA
- a CDS encoding ribbon-helix-helix domain-containing protein, which translates to MADTRKVTVTLPVATLDEVRRLVEAGQATSVSGFVQHAVALALDDVAGWSLMLREALADTGGELSAQERAWADDVLGQGRDAGAA; encoded by the coding sequence ATGGCAGACACTCGGAAGGTCACCGTCACCTTGCCGGTGGCGACGCTCGATGAGGTGCGTCGGCTTGTCGAGGCGGGCCAGGCCACCTCGGTGTCCGGCTTCGTCCAGCACGCTGTGGCCCTCGCACTGGACGACGTGGCGGGGTGGAGCCTGATGCTGAGAGAAGCGCTCGCTGATACGGGCGGCGAGCTGTCGGCCCAGGAGCGCGCCTGGGCGGATGATGTTCTCGGCCAGGGCCGTGACGCTGGCGCCGCGTGA
- a CDS encoding tRNA (cytidine(34)-2'-O)-methyltransferase: MPPVFHVVFYEPRIPPNTGNAIRMVACTGATLHLVEPLGFDLSDAHLRRAGLDYHDLARVAVHPDLDSALAAVAPGRVLAFTGHASTSFADVDYLPGDALLFGPEPTGLPAEVLADPRVTARLRIPMVPGTRSLNLSNAAAVAVYEAWRQHGYAGGG; the protein is encoded by the coding sequence ATGCCGCCCGTGTTCCACGTCGTCTTCTACGAGCCCCGGATCCCTCCGAACACGGGCAACGCCATCCGCATGGTGGCGTGCACCGGAGCCACCCTCCACCTGGTCGAGCCGCTCGGCTTCGACCTGTCCGACGCCCACCTGCGGCGGGCCGGGCTGGACTACCACGACCTCGCCCGCGTCGCGGTGCACCCCGACCTCGACTCGGCCCTGGCCGCCGTCGCGCCGGGGCGGGTGCTGGCCTTCACCGGGCACGCCAGCACCAGCTTCGCCGACGTCGACTACCTCCCCGGCGACGCGCTGCTCTTCGGCCCCGAGCCCACCGGGCTGCCGGCGGAGGTGCTGGCCGACCCGCGCGTCACCGCGCGGCTGCGTATCCCGATGGTGCCGGGCACCCGGTCGCTCAACCTCTCCAACGCCGCCGCAGTGGCGGTGTACGAGGCGTGGCGCCAGCACGGGTACGCCGGCGGCGGCTGA
- a CDS encoding YbaK/EbsC family protein yields the protein MTWTPALDRPDLLAAPAAAALDDLAARAPVVARQVLVAAIDPDLADTAAMTEAYDLPLEVSANCVLVAGRRAGEERVAACVVRATTRADVNTTVRKLLDVRKASFWPMEQAVAASGMEYGAITPVGVPPGWRLLLDTRVSTGPAVVGSGIRGSKILLPGEVLTMLPAAEVVEGLGRPVD from the coding sequence CTGACCTGGACGCCGGCCCTGGACCGGCCCGACCTGCTCGCCGCGCCGGCGGCCGCCGCCCTGGACGACCTGGCCGCGCGGGCGCCGGTCGTCGCCCGGCAGGTGCTGGTGGCCGCGATCGACCCGGACCTGGCCGACACCGCCGCGATGACCGAGGCCTACGACCTGCCGCTGGAGGTCTCCGCGAACTGCGTGCTGGTGGCCGGGCGGCGGGCCGGGGAGGAGCGCGTCGCGGCGTGCGTGGTGCGGGCCACCACCCGGGCGGACGTCAACACCACCGTGCGCAAGCTGCTCGACGTGCGCAAGGCGTCCTTCTGGCCGATGGAGCAGGCCGTGGCGGCCTCCGGGATGGAGTACGGGGCCATCACCCCGGTCGGCGTGCCGCCGGGGTGGCGGCTGCTGCTGGACACCCGGGTCAGCACCGGCCCCGCCGTCGTCGGCTCCGGCATCCGGGGCTCGAAGATCCTGCTGCCGGGCGAGGTGCTGACGATGCTGCCGGCGGCGGAGGTCGTCGAGGGGCTGGGGCGGCCGGTCGACTGA